Within the Spirochaetota bacterium genome, the region GAAGAAAAAATAACCCGGCGCCTACTGCTCCTTCTTGCCGCCGAAGAGGAATTTCATCGGGTTCCGCTTGATCTCGTTGGCCACCTCGTCCAGGGTCCGTGCGGTCTGGCGGATGCTGCCGATGATGTCGATGATGTCCTTCTGCGAGTTCTGCAGAATGTTGTTCAGGTTCGCGATGGTGCCGGCCAGGCTGCTGACGAGCTTGCGGATGTCGCCGCGGCTCTCCTGCGACACCTCGCGGTACAGGGTCACGATGCCGGTCACCTCGGTCAGGAGAGTGTTGACCTTGGCCATGATGTCCTCGATGCTGCCCGACTCGATCCCCTCGATGACATCCCCCTCGAGCAGGAAGGCCCCTTTCTTCTCCGGGTTACGCAGCTCCACCACGGGGTCGCCGATGACGTTCTGGTTTGTGATGATGGCGGCGCAGTCCTCGTACAGCTCAATGTCCTTCTTGATGCGCAGGGTCGCGATGAAATGGAGGGCCGGCTTGAACAGGGGCTTCACGTCGACGACACGGCCCAGCTGGTAGCCCTTGATCTGGACGGGCGTGCCCTTCTTGAGGGACGTGATGCTGTTCACCTTCACGTATACGTCCATGGTGGACGTCGACAGTGAATAGCCGAGCTTTATCAGGATGAAGAGCACGATGACGATCGCCGGTATGAGCACGAAGAGGCCCACCCGGTACTCGATCCGCCCGAGGCCCTGCCTCACCCTCGTGTATGCTTCCTTTCCCTTCAATTGTAGTTTCATACGCCCTCGCCTTAACGGATCTCCATGGGCCCTTCCATAGAGACGTCCCGGTACTGTACCAGATAGGGGTTATCCGATTCGAGGAATTCCCGGCGCGTCCCTGAGAAGACCATTCTTCCTTTATATAACATGCGGAATGTATCGGCAAAATCAAGAAATTTTTGCGGTTCATAGGTGACGAACACCACCGACTTTTCCGGGCTTGACACGCGATTTTTTAAAACGCCGAGGAAGGAGCGGATATTGAGGGGCGACAGGCCCGTGAAGGCGTGTTCGATGATCAGCAGCGAGGGATCATGGGCCACCGCCCTCCCGTAGGCGGTGCGGAAAATCTCCGACGCGGTGAGCGCCACCGGACGCGTCCCCCTGGCGTCGAGTATGTTCAGTTCCCTCATGAGGCGCTCGGTGATCCCCGAAATCTCCTCCGGGGAATAATCCGAGTAGTAATCGAGGCGCATGGCTATGTTCTGCTCCACGGTCATGTTCGAGATGAGGCCATAATCGCCGTGAACATAGCCGATCTCGTTCTTGTAGCGCAGCTTCCCAAGGTAGTCGATGCCCTGTATCGTCGCGCCCCGGTACCGGATGTCGCCGCGGTAGATCTCCTCGATGTTCAGCATCAACTGCGTCAGCGTCCGCAGCCCCGACCGCTCCACGCCGAAAAAGACGATGTTCTCCCCCGCCCCTATCGAGAAGGAGAGGTCCTCCACGGGATCGGCGGCGTCGCAGGTGACATTGATGAATTCCAGCAGGGGCTCCATCGCCTACTCCATCCACGTGAAATAGAAAACCACCGAGATGGCCGCATTCAGCAGGACGACGCAGAAAAGGGTGCGGCTCACGGCGCGGGACACGAAGATCGGGATCTCGAACTTGGACCGCGGCATCAGCCCGTAGTAGCAGCTGATCAGGGGAATGAGCAGGCCGAAGGCGAGGCTCTTGAGAATGGTGGCCACCAGGTCCTTCAGGGAAAAGGAGAGGACCAGGTTCTGGATGAACGTGTCCAGGGGGATGAATATCGTCGTGAGCGATATGATGTAGCCCCCCATGAACGCGACGATGTCAAAAAAGATGATGAGGGAAAAGATCGACAGTATGGACGCCGCGATCCGCGGTATGACGATGTAGAGGCGCGGGTCTATGCCCGAAATTTCCAGGGAAAGGATCTCCCTGCTCCACTGTTGCGTCGCGATCTCGGTGGCGATGGCCGTCCCCGACCGGCTTATCACGATGAGGGCCGTCACCAGGGGGCCCAGCTCGCGGGCGATGATGATGACCAGGAGGTTGCCGAAGTAGCCGTCGATGCCGTACTTCGGCAGGTTGGTCATGCCCTGGATGATGACCACGCCGCCCAGGAGCATGGCAATGACGATGATAAAGGGGAGCGCGTCGATGCCGGTGTACCTGGTCTGGTTCAGGATGATGCTGTTGAGCGCGCGAACGCGGATGAACCTGAGGGACTTGAAGGACTGGAAAATGGAATACACGTAGGCCCCGAAATCATGGACCCCGTCCCAGAAGCGCAGGACCCGCGCGCCCGTGGCGATCACCAGGGAGTGTTCCCGGATCGAGCTGTTCTGTTCGTCGGCCATTATCGCACCGCTCCCGTTAATTTTTTCCGGCAGGGACATAGTATGGACGGGGACGATATTTTAATCAATAACAATTTGTGGCTGATGGCTCCTCGCGATCAGGGAGCCATCTCGGTCATAACACCCTCACCCCCGGCCCCTCTCCCATTAAGAATTGAAAAAAGGAGAGGGTTAACGAAATATATGCTCTTTTCATCTCCCCTCTCCTTTTTTCAATTGTCATGAGAACGCGGGCCGGTGGGTGAGGGTACATACGCAGCACCCCTGCCTTAATACGAAAAACATTTTACAAATAGTTATTAGTTCTGTTAATGTGGAGCGGCAACAGGATATCACCATAACCGACGTAAAGGAGTATATAATGGCGGAAATGAAAAGCTGTGTCGTAATTACCGACGCCGAACCGATGGATTACACAAAAGACTACGTGGCCCTCCCCTCGGATTACGGCTCCGCCGCCTATTACGGCCGGAGCGACATCGCCGCCATAACCAAAACCGTCCACGGCAGCCTTGACACCCTTGACAGGGAGACCGGGTTCACCAAGAAGCTCAAAGGCAAAAAGGCCCTGATCAAGCCGAACCTGGTGGGCACCTATATTAAAATCGGGTTCCGCGAGAGGGAGTATCCGGAGAGCACCGACCCCAGGGTGATCGACGCGGTCGTGGATTATATCAGGAAGCACGCCGCCTCGGTGACCATCGTGGAATCCTCGGGCCGCGGATTTCCCACCCGGGCCGCCTTCAAGATCACGGGAATAGACCGGATCGCGAAGCGCCACGGCGCCGAGCTCATGGCGCTGGAGGAGCAGCCGGTGGACCGCTACATCCTGCCGAAGGCGAAGGTGATGAAAGAGATCATCGTGCCCCGCATATTCAGCGAGGTGGCCCGCGGCGAGGCCTTCTATGTCTCGCTCCCCAAGATGAAGACGAACCTCTATACCGGCGTGACCCTGGGCTTCAAGAACGCCATGGGCACGATCCCCTACAACCTGCGGCAGCGCAACCACAACTATAATATAGAAGAAAAG harbors:
- a CDS encoding ATP-binding cassette domain-containing protein, producing the protein MEPLLEFINVTCDAADPVEDLSFSIGAGENIVFFGVERSGLRTLTQLMLNIEEIYRGDIRYRGATIQGIDYLGKLRYKNEIGYVHGDYGLISNMTVEQNIAMRLDYYSDYSPEEISGITERLMRELNILDARGTRPVALTASEIFRTAYGRAVAHDPSLLIIEHAFTGLSPLNIRSFLGVLKNRVSSPEKSVVFVTYEPQKFLDFADTFRMLYKGRMVFSGTRREFLESDNPYLVQYRDVSMEGPMEIR
- a CDS encoding ABC transporter permease; the protein is MADEQNSSIREHSLVIATGARVLRFWDGVHDFGAYVYSIFQSFKSLRFIRVRALNSIILNQTRYTGIDALPFIIVIAMLLGGVVIIQGMTNLPKYGIDGYFGNLLVIIIARELGPLVTALIVISRSGTAIATEIATQQWSREILSLEISGIDPRLYIVIPRIAASILSIFSLIIFFDIVAFMGGYIISLTTIFIPLDTFIQNLVLSFSLKDLVATILKSLAFGLLIPLISCYYGLMPRSKFEIPIFVSRAVSRTLFCVVLLNAAISVVFYFTWME
- a CDS encoding MCE family protein, which gives rise to MKLQLKGKEAYTRVRQGLGRIEYRVGLFVLIPAIVIVLFILIKLGYSLSTSTMDVYVKVNSITSLKKGTPVQIKGYQLGRVVDVKPLFKPALHFIATLRIKKDIELYEDCAAIITNQNVIGDPVVELRNPEKKGAFLLEGDVIEGIESGSIEDIMAKVNTLLTEVTGIVTLYREVSQESRGDIRKLVSSLAGTIANLNNILQNSQKDIIDIIGSIRQTARTLDEVANEIKRNPMKFLFGGKKEQ